TGGAGTTCGGTCCCGTGCGCCTGCAGTTCTGGGTGTGCGGGGTGTTCGAGGTGCACGATGGCCGAATCACCTTGTGGCGGGACTATTTCGACATGTTCGACTTCCTCAAGGCCACCGTTCGTGGTATAGCGGCGACGGTGTTCCCATCGCTGCGGCCTACGATGTAGGCCATGGGTAGTACGCGAACTCGTCCCAACCTCTGGCAATACATCGGCTACTGCTACGGCAAGCGGCTACCCGATTCGATGCGGGACTGGGTTCGCGAAGACCTCGCCGGCAAAGGCGCCACGGCGCGCATGATGATCCGGGTCTTCATCCCGGCGTTCCTGATCATCCTGCCGCTGTTCTTCGTCCCCACCAGCTGGGACGTGCGGATTTCCATGACCTTGCCGATCCTGATCCCGTTCGTGTACTTCTCGCACGCGCTGAACAAGGTGTGGCGCCGGCACATGCTCCGCAAACACGGCTTGGATCCGGCTCTGGCGGATGAGCTGCAGCGGCAGAAGAAGGCCCACATCCACGAGGCGTACGTCGCGCGCTACGGCCCCCGGGTCGGGCCGCCCAGCTCGCACGACGTGTGACGCAGCCGACCCCGCCCGCTGACAGCTAGGCGCTGCGCAGCCGGCCGAGCTCGTCGAACGCCTGCGCCCAGCCCAGCAGCCGATCGGTCGCGTTGGACACCTCGTCACGGTACCGCTGCCGGGTGATCGGCGAGCTCCATGACTGTTCAGAGTTGACCGCCGAGACCAGCCGGGCCGCCGCGTCCACCAGCGCGTGGTACTGCCGCCCGCCGTGGTACAGCTGCGCGGTGTAGGCGGTGATCGTGGGTTCCAGGTGGGCCCGGGAATGCGGTGCCGACCGGATGGCCTGCTCCATGGCGACCACCTCGTTGGCGGTGGCGGCCATCGCCGCCGCGGATCGATTCGCCGCCTCCATCAGTTCGCGCAGCTCCTCACCGGGCAGCATCCTGCCCCGCTGCAGCACACCCAGCAGCGAGTACAGCGCCCGTTCGGCGGCGGCCAGGTCGCTCATCGGCCGCCGAGCGGCCGACCACCGGGGCGGCAGCCGCCGGCCGGCGTCGGTGCGGGGCGGCGGCAGCGGTTCGGCCCGCAGCCACCGGTACCGCGCGAACGCCAGCGTGGCAAGGAACCCCGCGCCGACCGCGATCGGCGCCGGGATGAACAGCGCCCAGAACGGCAACTCCCACGCCGACAACAGCCCGGTCACCCCGAGCCAGAACAGACACGAGATCGAGAAGAACACCCCGGCGCGCAGTGCCCACCGCCGCTTGCGCAACAGCTTGGCGCGCGGATCGGCTGCGGCGCTGAGCCGTTCGGCGATCGACTCGGCCACCTCGGCCGCGGTGTCGACTCCGCGCTGCAGCAGCGAGTGCCAGGCATCCGGTCTGTCTGCGCGGAAACTCACTGCTACTGCTCCTCGTCAATGCGGTGTCACGCGCGCAGCCCGACGAGTCCGTCCGGCTCCGCGCGAAAAACTATTGCGACAGCGGGTTTTCCGGTGTCGCCCGGGGTTGGTTGGTCGCAGGTGTGGCGGGCGCGCCCGCGGTCTGGCCGCCGGCCGGCAGCTGCTCGCCGCGCATGGAGGCGCGGATCTGCTCGAGCCGCTGGTGACCGGCCAGCTGCACGCTGGCCTGCTGCACCTCCAGCATGCGGCCCTGCACCGAATTCTGTGCCAGCTCAGCGGCTCCCATCGCGTTGGCGTAGCGGCGCTCGATCTTCTCCCGCACCTCGTCGAGGCTCGGCGTGTTGCCCGGCGCGGCCAGTTCGCTCATCGACCGCAGCGAGTTGGCCACCTGCTCCTGCATCTTGGCCTGCTCGAGCTGCGACAGCAGCTTGGTGCGCTCGGCGATCTTCTGCTGCAGCACCATGGCGTTCTGCTCAACCGCCTTCTTGGCCTGCGCCGCGGCCTGCAGCGCCTGATCGTGCAGCACCTTGAGGTCTTCCACGCTCTGCTCGGCGGTCACCAGCTGGGCGGCGAACGCCTCGGCGGCGTTGGTGTACTCGGTCGCCTTGGCGGTGTCCCCCGCGGCCGCGGCCTCGTCCGCGAGCGTCAGCGCCTGACGGACGTTGACCTGCAGCTTCTCGATCTCGGCCAGCTGCCGGTTCAACCGCATCTCGAGCTGGCGCTGGTTGCCGATCACCTGCGCGGCCTGCTGGGTCAGCGCCTGGTGCTGACGCTGCGCCTCCTCGATGGCCTGCTGGATCTGCACCTTCGGGTCGGCGTACTCGTCGACCTTCGAGCTGAACAGCGCCATCAGGTAGCGCCACGCTTTCACGAACGGATTGGCCATGGGTTCACTCCGCCTTCGTCGTCGGTGCCTGCGTATCGGTGCGTCTCGGTCCGTGTCCGGGGGTGCGTCGGCTCGTCGGTCTCCGCCTCACCGTGGTGCCCAATCTATCGGGTCGGTCGGTGTCGCCGCAGCAGCAACTCGGCCCCGATCGGGCCGGTCAGGCCACCGCCATCGACACCGGCTGCGGAATGACCACTTTGGTGGTGACGTCGATGTTGGCCGACACTTCGGCGGGCAGGTCCGCAGACGCCCCGGCGCCCGCCGCCGCGGCGGGCCGGGTCCCGTCCCGCCCGGCCCGGACGCCGTCGCGGTCGAGCGATGCGGCCCGGTCGACGGCCGGCTCGAGCGCCGCGTCGCCGGCGAGTGCCTGCTCCTCGCGGGCCACCTCGATCCCGGCGTCGATCAGCACCCGCGACAGCGGCACCTCCAGCGCGTTGCAGATGGCGTTGAGCAGTTCGCTCGACGCCTCTTTGCGGCCGCGCTCGATCTCGGAGAGGTACCCGAGGCTGACCCGGGCGGAATCCGACACCTCGCGCAGGGTGCGGCCCTGCTCGGTGCGGGCACGACGCAGGACGTCGCCGATCACTTCTCGCAACAAGGTCGCCATCGTCCTCTCCTCATCACAAAGTCTGCCCCAGGCTGCCGCGCGACCGCACGGCAGATCCCCGCATATGCTCAACGCCGCCGGGGCCACCCGGGTTCCCGGCGGCCCGGCAGCGGTCATCGACCGGCGTCGTGCACCAGCGCCCGCAGCCGAACCAGCGCCTCCCGGGTGGCCGCCATCCGGATGTCCCACCGGGACCCCGCCAGCGCCAACTCCACCACCTGGGTGTCCGCCGGCCCGGCCAGCCCCAGGAACACCTGCCCGACCGGGTGGCCGTCGTGCGGTTCGGGCCCGGCCACCCCGGTCAGCCCGATACCCCAGGTCGCTCCGCACCGCTGCCGGGCGCCGACCGCCATTGCCCGTGCGGTGGCCTCCGCCACCGGCCCCACCGCCGCCAGCACTTCCGGCGCCACCCCGGCCAGCGCGATCTTGGTCTCGACGGTGTAGGTCACCAGCCCGCCGCGCAGCACCTTGCTCGCCCCCGGCACGCCGGCGATGGTGGCCGCCACCAGCCCGGCGGTCAGCGACTCGGCGGTGGCCACCGTCTGCCCCCGCACCGTCAGGTCGGCGACCAGGGCGCGGGCGTCGTCGTTGACCAGCGGGTCGTTCTCGCCGAGCACGTCGTTCGCGGCGCTCATCACTCGGATCGATCGGTCTGGTCGGTCCCGATGGGATCGGACACCGGGGCGCCCGACCGTGGGGCGCCCTGCACCGGGGCCTCCAGGACCGGGCGGGCCCGCGAGTCCCGGATCGCCGACACCACGTAGTCCACCCCGGTGAGCACCGTCAGGACCACCGCAACCCACATGATCGCCCACGCCACGGTCAGCCACAGGCCGGGCAGCGCGTGCAGCGGCAGCACGAACAACCCGATCGCCACCGCCTGGGTGAGGGTCTTGAGCTTGCCGCCCCGGCTGGCCGGGATCACGCCGTGGCGCAGCACCGCGAACCGCAGCACGGTGATCGCGACCTCGCGGACCATGATCACCACGGTCACCCACCACGGCAGGTCGCCGAGCATCGCCAGCCCGACCAGCGCCGCCCCGATCAGCGCCTTGTCGGCGATCGGGTCCAGCAGCGCGCCGAACTCGGTCACCATCCCGTAGCTCCGCGCCAGCGCACCGTCGAACCGGTCGGTGATGACCGCCACCGCAAACACCACGAAAGCGGCGATCCGCCAGACGAATTCGTGACCGCCGTCGACGAACAGCAACGCCAGGAACACGGGCACCAGGGCGAACCGCACCCCGGTCAGCACGTTGGCGAGGTTCGCCACCCGGGCACGCGGAACCAGCGGATCGGTCTGAGGTTGGCCCGGCACCGCAACAGGATATCGGGTCGGCAAACCGGATACCCTCAACGCGTGAGCGCAGATTGCGGTGGGGTCGTCGTTCGGCGTGCCACGACAGCAGATGTGCCCGCCATCAAGGCCTTGGTCGATATTTACGCCGGCCGAATCCTGCTCGAGAAGAACCTCGTCACGCTCTACGAGTCGGTTCAGGAGTTCTGGGTCGCCGAACTCGACGGCGAAGTGATCGGGTGCGGCGCCCTGCACGTGTTGTGGGCGGACCTCGGTGAGGTGCGCACCGTCGCCGTGCACCCGAAGGTCCGCGGCCGCGGAGTCGGGCACGCGATCGTCGAACGGCTGCTGCAGGTCGCCCGCGAGCTGAAGCTCGAACGCATCTTCGTGCTGACCTTCGAGGTCGAGTTCTTCAGCAAGCACGGTTTCGTCGAGATCGAGGGCACCCCGGTGACCGCCGAGGTGTACGAGGAGATGTGCCGCTCCTACGACGCCGGCGTGGCGGAGTTCCTCGACCTGTCCTACGTCAAACCCAACACCCTGGGCAACACCCGCATGCTGCTCACGCTGTAGCCGGGCGCACCCGGCGCCAGGCGCCGCCGATGCTCGGGGATGCCCTTACTCGGGGATGCCCTCGCCGCCCGCGTCGTCGCCCCCTGCGCTCGCGCCCCGGATCGAGGCCAGCGTGGCGGCCAGCTCGTCGGGTTTGACCAGCACCTCGCGGGCCTTGGAGCCCTCCGACGGGCCGACGATGCCGCGGGTCTCCATCAGGTCC
The window above is part of the Mycolicibacterium hassiacum DSM 44199 genome. Proteins encoded here:
- a CDS encoding DUF5313 domain-containing protein, with the translated sequence MGSTRTRPNLWQYIGYCYGKRLPDSMRDWVREDLAGKGATARMMIRVFIPAFLIILPLFFVPTSWDVRISMTLPILIPFVYFSHALNKVWRRHMLRKHGLDPALADELQRQKKAHIHEAYVARYGPRVGPPSSHDV
- the pspM gene encoding phage shock envelope stress response protein PspM; this translates as MSFRADRPDAWHSLLQRGVDTAAEVAESIAERLSAAADPRAKLLRKRRWALRAGVFFSISCLFWLGVTGLLSAWELPFWALFIPAPIAVGAGFLATLAFARYRWLRAEPLPPPRTDAGRRLPPRWSAARRPMSDLAAAERALYSLLGVLQRGRMLPGEELRELMEAANRSAAAMAATANEVVAMEQAIRSAPHSRAHLEPTITAYTAQLYHGGRQYHALVDAAARLVSAVNSEQSWSSPITRQRYRDEVSNATDRLLGWAQAFDELGRLRSA
- the pspA gene encoding phage shock protein PspA gives rise to the protein MANPFVKAWRYLMALFSSKVDEYADPKVQIQQAIEEAQRQHQALTQQAAQVIGNQRQLEMRLNRQLAEIEKLQVNVRQALTLADEAAAAGDTAKATEYTNAAEAFAAQLVTAEQSVEDLKVLHDQALQAAAQAKKAVEQNAMVLQQKIAERTKLLSQLEQAKMQEQVANSLRSMSELAAPGNTPSLDEVREKIERRYANAMGAAELAQNSVQGRMLEVQQASVQLAGHQRLEQIRASMRGEQLPAGGQTAGAPATPATNQPRATPENPLSQ
- a CDS encoding helix-turn-helix domain-containing protein, yielding MATLLREVIGDVLRRARTEQGRTLREVSDSARVSLGYLSEIERGRKEASSELLNAICNALEVPLSRVLIDAGIEVAREEQALAGDAALEPAVDRAASLDRDGVRAGRDGTRPAAAAGAGASADLPAEVSANIDVTTKVVIPQPVSMAVA
- a CDS encoding CinA family protein, with amino-acid sequence MSAANDVLGENDPLVNDDARALVADLTVRGQTVATAESLTAGLVAATIAGVPGASKVLRGGLVTYTVETKIALAGVAPEVLAAVGPVAEATARAMAVGARQRCGATWGIGLTGVAGPEPHDGHPVGQVFLGLAGPADTQVVELALAGSRWDIRMAATREALVRLRALVHDAGR
- the pgsA gene encoding CDP-diacylglycerol--glycerol-3-phosphate 3-phosphatidyltransferase gives rise to the protein MPGQPQTDPLVPRARVANLANVLTGVRFALVPVFLALLFVDGGHEFVWRIAAFVVFAVAVITDRFDGALARSYGMVTEFGALLDPIADKALIGAALVGLAMLGDLPWWVTVVIMVREVAITVLRFAVLRHGVIPASRGGKLKTLTQAVAIGLFVLPLHALPGLWLTVAWAIMWVAVVLTVLTGVDYVVSAIRDSRARPVLEAPVQGAPRSGAPVSDPIGTDQTDRSE
- a CDS encoding amino-acid N-acetyltransferase, translated to MSADCGGVVVRRATTADVPAIKALVDIYAGRILLEKNLVTLYESVQEFWVAELDGEVIGCGALHVLWADLGEVRTVAVHPKVRGRGVGHAIVERLLQVARELKLERIFVLTFEVEFFSKHGFVEIEGTPVTAEVYEEMCRSYDAGVAEFLDLSYVKPNTLGNTRMLLTL